The Psychrosphaera ytuae genome includes a region encoding these proteins:
- a CDS encoding EAL domain-containing protein produces the protein MAGLLAIMAYGKWITMSLTFHNNRRQTFIDSLMENTKEGIWIANKDREIEQVNNAFTEITGIKSEDALNKCFKIMKDSGRNYEVENLIWQEVVKSGFWHGEIWSYREDGQRVSFDMSVTRVSTESKLSKKIDIKYVGMITDVTDRKQNEQAMHQLATRDQLTTLPNRTLFVEYIKHSISTVQSNLPHFAIAFIDLDHFKKVNTSIGLLQGDKLIKQVADRLTAVLDPSLTLARLGGDEFALLIPGHLCGNNPIFYIKRVVADIQQEFESVFVLDDAEVNMTTSIGVSIFPNHGTKADQLMRCADTALNRVKISGRNSALIFDHLMDDITSDQLNIESELVAAISNRELVVFYQPVYHTQHHSISGFEALVRWQSPVRGLVPPDQFIPIAEQNGLIRQLDFYVLEQALIKAEEWRQQGVLKGRIAVNISSINFQQADFVEQVSQLVNKVNGDCNFIELELTETAMMKGADLVSKNIDSLKNMGFSIALDDFGTGYSSLLHLRQFNIDKVKIDRSFTKEIELSTQDRNITSVIIQLANALSIEVVAEGVENETQAYILHVMGCFLLQGYLVSRPLPEAQLMMFLEKEIEYLKKVTEKAES, from the coding sequence TTGGCTGGCTTATTGGCCATAATGGCTTATGGCAAGTGGATCACTATGTCTCTGACATTTCACAATAACCGCCGTCAAACCTTTATCGATTCATTGATGGAAAACACCAAAGAAGGCATATGGATAGCCAACAAAGACCGAGAAATCGAGCAAGTAAACAATGCCTTTACGGAGATAACCGGGATCAAGTCAGAAGACGCCTTAAACAAGTGTTTCAAAATCATGAAAGACTCAGGGCGAAATTACGAAGTCGAAAATCTCATATGGCAAGAAGTCGTAAAGTCTGGGTTTTGGCATGGCGAAATTTGGAGTTATCGAGAAGATGGCCAGCGTGTTTCATTTGATATGTCGGTAACTCGGGTGAGTACTGAAAGTAAGTTATCGAAGAAAATTGACATAAAATATGTCGGCATGATCACAGATGTCACTGACCGCAAGCAAAATGAGCAAGCTATGCACCAGCTTGCAACACGAGACCAGCTAACTACGTTGCCGAACCGTACTTTGTTTGTCGAATACATCAAACACTCAATCTCGACGGTCCAATCTAATTTGCCTCATTTTGCCATTGCTTTTATTGACTTAGATCACTTTAAAAAGGTCAACACGAGTATTGGCTTGTTGCAAGGAGATAAGCTAATCAAACAAGTCGCAGACCGATTAACCGCAGTACTAGATCCTAGTTTGACGTTGGCGCGACTCGGTGGTGATGAATTTGCACTACTAATTCCAGGTCACCTGTGTGGAAATAACCCCATTTTTTATATCAAGCGAGTCGTAGCAGATATTCAACAGGAGTTTGAAAGTGTATTTGTACTTGATGACGCAGAAGTGAATATGACCACAAGCATTGGCGTATCCATATTTCCAAACCACGGTACTAAAGCGGATCAGTTAATGCGATGTGCTGATACGGCACTAAACCGAGTTAAAATTTCTGGCCGCAATAGTGCGCTTATCTTTGATCATTTGATGGATGATATTACATCTGACCAGCTCAATATAGAAAGTGAACTCGTCGCAGCGATAAGTAACCGTGAGTTAGTTGTGTTTTATCAACCTGTTTATCATACGCAGCATCACAGTATTTCCGGCTTTGAGGCCTTAGTTCGTTGGCAAAGTCCTGTACGTGGTTTGGTACCACCTGATCAATTTATACCCATAGCAGAACAAAACGGCCTAATTCGGCAATTAGACTTTTACGTCTTAGAACAAGCGTTAATCAAAGCAGAGGAGTGGCGGCAACAAGGCGTGCTAAAAGGACGAATAGCGGTTAATATCTCCTCTATAAACTTTCAACAGGCTGATTTTGTTGAACAAGTTTCACAATTAGTTAATAAGGTAAATGGCGATTGTAATTTTATTGAGCTTGAGTTGACCGAGACCGCCATGATGAAGGGAGCAGACTTAGTCTCAAAAAATATTGATAGCCTTAAAAACATGGGTTTTTCAATAGCGCTGGATGACTTTGGTACGGGCTACAGCTCGCTGTTACATTTACGTCAGTTTAATATCGATAAGGTAAAGATTGATCGAAGCTTTACTAAAGAAATTGAGCTTTCTACTCAAGACCGAAATATAACATCAGTTATCATACAGTTAGCCAATGCTTTATCCATAGAAGTAGTTGCAGAAGGGGTCGAAAATGAAACTCAGGCCTACATTTTGCACGTTATGGGGTGCTTTTTACTGCAAGGTTACTTAGTCAGTAGGCCATTGCCTGAAGCGCAGTTAATGATGTTTTTGGAAAAAGAAATCGAATATCTTAAGAAAGTTACCGAGAAAGCAGAGTCATGA